Sequence from the Prinia subflava isolate CZ2003 ecotype Zambia chromosome W, Cam_Psub_1.2, whole genome shotgun sequence genome:
ccaaactaattataaaagcgaattcctaaataatttttcctttacaggaaaagattctgcaaaaatattttgcttgctcatatctttaattgaaatagttaattcaaaattcaaaagtttttaaaaatagcccgtataaatattacaaaaaaaaattattaaattcatctctataattaaattgaaaacctttcaaaattcatactcctctaaaaacaattcgttttataaataagtcaagaaaatctaaaatctcataaccatgtagtagaatcctaacaccaaaaaataaaaatcagattttaagaaactctaaaaactatatctcaaaaccaaaaaagaacaactgtctacatgtttttcaaagttcatattttatgtttacaaatttttatgttgcaagtttGGTAGAGGGAACAGagacctctcaagaaaaagttctaatcaattgtaaaattcacattaaaatactaatctttttccttttttctcaacagcaactgtattaaagcaaacactaaactcctaagttttatagcaaatagcaaggtaacagcaaacttttaaccatacatcaaaatacatcagctcttgtaaaaagtgtcgcatatatctcaaagtcaaattaagacaattgtgcaaccatgcccaaactaccaaacactaactacgccatcaatagcagcaaaaattaaccctcaaaattaaaaacaagtatcatgcaatatcaaccatttaaacaattcaaacaaattcacttgtctaaccacacactttttaaagtatgttctacctcaacacataaaagaaaaaaagaccaaaaaagacaattaaaacatctcttgtaaacatttctcattcctaaatgtacagttcttaaaattacagaagtttttcaacatatcaaatctaccacatattataactaattcattcaaaagccaatctattgttaaaaacacacaaacagctaaaaatgctctttaaaagataaaaatgggaaaaggtgtagtgctttctattatagaaaggttgaacaaagttatatatatgttttttaatctctcatattcataaaaattctgaaaacaagacaaattttagagcctgtcctttatggtagggagagaggttttgtttgtctccacaggtacagactctaagaaagttcctgcaaaagaagttgagtcacaactacaaaagaagaaaggagagaagaacacACCAAAGATGCTAGATGACCCCGGATGGTAGCTTCAAGAggacttctgcattttgacacagcccagcactatagacactgaaatacgtttgaagcagagacttaagttttataaaagttgcactgttaaaatttttgaagttattattgtcatgtcaaaattgttcgttgttgtatgttaaaagttattatcaaatctttatgtaaaagaaaaagaaaatatagttcacttgaaaaaatctccccaaacaaaaagtaaaataagattcatatgtaatttgagactaaatattaattttaaagattggctaataaaaagaaagtaccaaatttaaaattttgtaatccataaaactatagcttaactataaaccaaattgttaaataacaataagttattgacacaatcacaattatgaacaaaagtgagaattttttcaaagtaactatttctcttttttttttctttttttaatatgattttacagggtgagatgtagtcgtgcatttctgtacccgagcaggtgtttccatataaggaagtgaagctagaattttctatagcctgctcgctgtaattggctcagtaccaggacagacacagtgataggactttagaagtgcacctcaaagtctagtatccctctcattgggccaagagccaaaaaagcccacctagaccatcgagtactaaagggcctgcataagggtacacgaggctttttgggagtgccttagcctgtgtagctgtgcttggtacactgtgctcggcttatctcttttcattttgtaacgtttattatttttcctgttattaaaactttattttacaaagcatatcctgggaagccgtctcgctattttattaagccatttctccgctggctggaccctcggagttatcgggagaaatctcgataCAGCCACTTCTCACACCACCCAGAGGAAGCAGACAGCATTCTAGCACTGCTGTCTGGAATGGCAAGTGTCCAACACTGCAGCTGGAACTACCTACAAACTCCATGAATTATCCAAATATTTATCTTAAGAAGGAAGGCTGGGGAAAAGagcaagtaaaaaaataaagaaagaaaaatagcagcaggagctgagtaCATTTCCAAAAAACAAGGCAGTGCTACATTAGACCCCTTGGCCAATGTAGGACTGCAATTTCTCCTAAACAACAGCTCAAGTCTTGTGTGAAGTCACCAACATTAGTATAAGGGCATTTTGCTGGTACAGCTTGTTTCCTGGGGGAGAGCTTACTGTAAACTACACCAACCAAAGTTGCTTTTGTGTCTGGAAATTGTATTCATCTTACAAATGTTTGTCACTGCAGGTTTATTACAAAACCTCCCTTGTGCAGATTTAGCTTTTCAGCAAAACACTAACAAATTATGCAGattcagggaacaaacagcaCATGAGCCCCCTCAGCAGTGAAACAGAACACTCACATCAAGCATCCTCTTAAAACCAGACATGAAATTTCCACTATACAAAGCAGGAAcatggggagaggggagaatgAAAAGCCAATCCTTTGGCTAAAGCCCCAAGAGCGCAGAAAACAGTACATTTCACACCATTATATTACAAACATCTCCTTTCTTCCCCCTAAAATATGTAGTAGAACACTGCTGATTTGgcttaaaatgtaattttagtCCCACTCATCAGAAGTTCAGCAATTTGAAGCATTGTAGCTTTTGATATACCACCTATTTGCTTAAACACATAAATCCACTGACATCGTGACAGTGTTGAAATACATAATCCAAATAGTATCTATAAAATTTTACTGTTGTACATAAATAATGACAAGGCACAGAACAGCCACCAGTCCAAGAGCTTGCAGGCCAAGAAACCAGAGCATAACCCAGAAGAATATAATTATTACAGGTTCTACTATCCGTTCTCCAAAGTACATCCTTGTGAAGCCTATTCTGATAAGGCTTTTGTTTAGTTCTCCAAAGAGAGTCCCCATCTTTTTATAGTCATCTATCACAGGTTCCGTGGTGTGGTTCCTTTGCTCTTGGTGGACCTgcagatggaaaataaaaagaggaaatatgtTGTACAACTTTGTTACTGTGATTCTGAACAAGTCTCATCTGTTTCTATCTGAATGCATAAAACTAAGATACACATGCAACCAATCTACTCTTTAAATCAAGAGATTGAAAATGCTACATAGCTTGTGACTTTGGTACAATGCTAAGGATGTCATTTGTCCAAACCTGGGACATCTGAAGTGGTGCTACAAATATATGAcagcctccctcccctccagaTACCACTCTAGAGGAGGTGTAAAGCTCTCCTGCAGGTCATACATCTTACCTGTCTGTGTTTGTCAGGGCAACCACAATGGAATGAGATGCCTCTAATTTTAGGGAGCAGATTTGGCTGAATTATTATCGAGATTTTTCTCGATAACTCTGAGGGTCTAGCTAGCGgagtaatggcttaataaaatagcgagacggcttcccaggatatgctttgtaaaataaaggttttaataacagcaaaaataataaacattacaaaacgaaaagagataagccgagcacagtgtactaagcacagttacacaggctaaggcattcccgaaaagcctcgtgtacccttatgcaggccctttagtactcgatggtctaggtgggcttttttggctctttgcccaatgagatggacactagactttgaggtgcacttccaaagccctatcactgtgtctgtgctgggactgagccaattacagcgagcaggctatagaaaattctagcttaacttccttatatggaaacacctgctcgggtacagaaatgcacgactacaaattattttcagaatatcTCCAGAACTACAAGAATCATATCAAACTATTAAACACAAACTGTGAAGTATTTTGCACTGAAGCCCAGGGAACTGAAGGGCTACTAATCACTGCTGAAAGGAAGGGCACTGGATCCAAGCAGGAAAGTGACAAACATCTATCCTGATGTTGATGTAGGAAACCATGCAAGTTAGGCAAAGGAAGACAGACCCAAGGACTGCACAGATGCAAAGTGGTGGTAtaaaaaagcaaagggaaggagaaacaaATTCTGGactttttgtgaaataaaaaatggcAGAGGAAatgcacagcaaagcagaggtCAGTCTTTAAATGAAGATGTCACAGGTAAATATCACTGCAGAAAACAGGGATGTTTCATGTAAACATGTAAATTTTAACTAGATTAGAGCCTGAGATACCATCTCTCTTCCCATGTCCAGAGATTCTTTGCACAAAACCTTATTGCCTTGTGTTTGGATATGACAGGGGAAACATGCTTTCAAGATGATGAACATGAGTCTTCTAATGCTTCTGTTAGGCAGCAGTGAAAACACATGCAGGTACTCAAATAATTCAGTCGACTGATCAATAGGTCCCACAAATTGCCTGCAAGCTCTATGTGCAATTAGTCTCCTCCCAGATTCAAAGCAAACATGTTCCATCTTCAAGGATGAATGATATTCTGCATCCCTTGTTCCATGGCATGGTCTTGgtagagaaacagaaatttccTTTCACATCAGTGCAAGGCTCTCCATTTAAGAGCAAATAATAAAGTGAAATACCATTCTTACAAAAAAACATCCAGCAAAGACCAAAGGAAGCCAATATTGTTTTTCTAGGCCAGACTTTAGGCCACCATGCAGAACCTGCTGGCTGAATGCTCTGGGTAAAGCtctacagctgctgctgaaaaaaaaccccaacagtcCCTCAGCTGAAAGTACCtgtaatttttggttttttaatttacttattCATAGAGTCTGCTTTAAGCTTCAGTACTGAATCCAATAAAGGGACAGGTGCAGGAAACCTAAATATTAATGTGTTCATAACTAATTCATAACTAATATTCTGTTCACTCTTTCTGCGGTTCTACAGAAGAGCCTGAGAGGGGAGAACTGCAGTCCTGGAGTACAGACAGACCCTCCCTTGCCTCTTTTCAGCCCACTTCGCAGGCCCAGGTTCTCCACCTTACTGGATTTCCTTCAGCATTTTGGCTTTAACTGTGCTTCatttaattcaatttaattCAAAGAAACATTGACTCATGAATAATCCAATGTTGCAAGATCAGTCTcttctggaaaagcagagcctCTTGTGAGCGCCTGTAAACTGggtggggctgggaacacaatgGAACTCTTATCCCTCCATTCCCAAAGAGCACAGGGAAGCAAACAGACTCTTAGCCTAAGTGTATACTTAGTATAGTAAGTATATACTTACTATAGTGGCCCTCTCTAGGGGAAGGCCACtaggggaaaagagaagggatgtgctgggatgggaAAATACACTTATTTGCTTCCTGCATGCAGAGACCAGAGGGAGCACATGACAGATGATGGTGGAGAGGATCAGAGCACAGCTCACCTCAAGCGGTGCAGAGACCACTTCTGAGAGAGCAGCTGAGAAATTAGTACATTTTCTAGCCATGGCCAGGACAGCCAGGAGGGGAAAAACACATCACTTCTCTGCCTCCGGCTTGTTACTGGTGCTTAGCAAGGCCCTGGAAGCCTTGGCACAGAGCAAGTGCAGCACTGGCCAGGAGGCTGCCAGCAGGCACAGGTCTGcaagctcctctgcagctgccaccGGGCTAAGCAGGATTAACCACGCGTGTCCACGCCAGCAATGTCTTTCCTGGTACGAGGCAGCTGTAGGACATGCCACTGCGCTTGCAGCCCCGCTTGCTTTGATAAGCTAACAGCAAGAAGTTGCACACTGTCTCTTAAACAAGGTAAACATAGTAAATTCCACCTCACTTAGGCTGTCCgggtatttttgattttttcattaCCCCTCCCTCACCTTCTCAAACAAGGGTAGATTCATGGATTCTAAAGCGATTACACACAGATGTGAGAGTCGGTCCAAAGACCCTTCGTTTGCCTCCTGATCGCCACAGAAAGATGGGGAGAAAGGGGGCTGAGACCATAGAGACACCCGACTCAGTTCTCATGGCTTGACACAGGCTGAGGTAGAAACCTGCCAAAGTCCTGCAGGTGTGCCCACTAGCCCATGAGAAGAGCAATGGACCCATCACGGGTGcttgggctgtgtttgctgctggctgAACTAGCTGTGCTGTACCGCCCTGTTCCCTTAACAGAGCAACAAGACGGCACTGCTCACGAGATCTACCACCCCTCCTGCCGAGCTGCCCCTCGCCTTGAAAAGGACTATAAGAAGCCCCCACAACTTTACCACCTCTGAGGCCTCCCCAACGGAGAAGATGGATCTATTGGCGCATGTCACAAGGACTTCAAAGGTGGTCTATTGGCTCAGCGTCATGAGAACTCGCGTCTTTTGTTGGTAGCTATAaccccctcttttctctcctctctctttctctttctctcctttttcctgtaTCACACATTGATTGTGGGTATCAATAAAAGATACATTGATTTTTGGTTAAAACTGAGTTCTCTTtacctctttttgcactttgaaatcaaaacgaaccatcatgACCATTAAATGGGTCATGACaacagggagctgccaggcacagAGACTGACAAGTGTATGTTTAATTACAGAACAAGTGTCAagttatttttccaaatatttttcaatagcTTACAAAACCTTTCAGAATGATCACAGACATTCTCAAGACTTCAAAGTCTGTTTCAGTTAATTCAGGCTAAGTATATCGCGCTTCAGGCAGCTCAGCAAAAAGCAAGTGAAACTGAGAACAGATGAACATTCATGAAACACTGATggcatatttttctttactattGCATAATATTTCACATGCTGGACAAATACCTTTCTTCAGAGGTGTAGCTAAAACAGAACCTTTAGGGCAAATGCCAGTAATGTTACAATACTCCAAATTGCTAAAGAATAATAAGTAAGCTTTAACATTGCAGCTAGAATTTCTCTCACTAACTTTCAGGGCAACAGTAAAATGGCATGCAGTCCCATATATGAGCCATAGCTCTTAAATGATAACCACAGAACCAAATTATTATTGGTTATTATAATAACCAAGTTATTATTGGTTCCACCgaaaaatacttttctaaaCAATTTTAGAATTGGCCATCTTCAGCGAACACACAGTTCCCAGCTGACTCTTTAATTTTTACTTAACTATTTTCATAGGGCTATTTTCATACTAATCTTGCTGAATCAGTCTGAAGCTAGACAGACACTACCATAATAgacaaaaggcagagagagaaatgtACCCATTCCAAGCAGCTGCACCCCCTTGCCTCTGCAAAACCAGAGCTTCCTCCCGTAAAAGCAGAAGTCTGTTTCAAAGTTGCTAGTTTTAAAAATCAACCCAGCCTAGGCTTCATAACTTTTAAGAATCAATTGTGTATCAAGAGGGAACAGAGGGAATTCCTTGATCTGCACTAGCCCCAGAGAAAACATGCTTTCCAGGCCTTTCTCAGCTGCTCTTCTCCTCATAAATAACAGGTGCCATGCAGGGGGCACTCCCAGACTTCATCTGCTACAGTTCAGGAGGGAATGTAAGAGAGGGCCACTTCATCTACATTCATTTATTTGCCTTTCCTCACTCTTTGAAACACAGGAGTGATGAAGAAATTCAGAGGGACTGGGGAACAGCAGTGCAGCCAGAGATCTAGATGGATATAGATTAATACATGCCCAAAATATCTTCTGAAAAGAGGAACAGCAGTACTGCCTCCCAGACAAGAATTCTCTTCCCCCCTTCCTCCAACTGGCTGAAAGGCACTCACCAAATATACTCATAAGGTATTCctgaaggagaaaggagaacgAGGCTTTCCTAAGTAAGTCTAAACCAGAATGTATTAGAAACGCTGACTGCATTTGTTTCCTAACCTAATGTTTCTTATCAAATTACTGTAATGAATTACTTCTTactgtaatttaaattaattttatataaatataattttattttagactTACTGGGATGACCTAGTCTGAATCTatcctctgtcagtttgaaacCGTTCCCTCATGTCCTATCCCTAGTGTCCCTGTAAAAAAATCCTCTCCAATTCTCTCCTTTTAGGCACTGGAAAGTGCTATAATGGccccctggagccttctcttctccaggctgaacagcctcagctctctcagcctgtcttaaCAGGAGAGGTGCATCTTTATGCATCTCTGAGCATCTTCATGGCCGCcttctggactcactccagcaggtccatgtttttttctgtgctgggggCTCCAGAGCTTGCAGCACTCCATACTCAATTTTGTATTTGgtttctaattttttattttaaagtatttgaagTTAAAAACATAGTTATCATACGGAACAGAAAGGGAAGCATCTGATCTGCTCCACTGCTCAGCACAATGTCCTTCACAAACCCATGCAGGTTCCCATCAACCACCTAATTTCCTCTAGTCTTTTCAGATGTTTGGTATTGTAAAATTTCCCTCCCTATTCAAAATGGCACATTTTCATCAGCAAAGCCACAGTCTGCTGTCTCCCACTGTTTACTGGCAGAAACTCAGAACCTGAAGATCCAAACTCTGAAAAACTTTTATACTAAAACATGGAACTAAATTTTCCCCTTTGTTAAGGCCAAATGGCTTAGGGGCTTTGATGCTTCAAGAACCATGACAGGCCTTTGCAGATGTGATGCAGGATGCcataaaattatcttttttcagAATGAAACCCTACAAGGAGGTCACAGAGGAGATATTAAGTGCCAAGGTCTCTCTGCTTCCAGAACAGCTGATGCTCCTACATCCCTGAAGtgcttctgaaagaaaatccCCCATGTAATTGAATCTTTTCCTTGACTAGttttaaaacaacaaagaagGTAAAGTTCTACTCATCCTACTGAACCCAACTAACATCCGGTTGTGGCTTCTCCAGTTATGTTTGTCATCAACACAACACACAAAATTCCCTGTGTTCTGACCACTAACTACCCCTACTTATGGCAAACTTCCACACACTGACTGAAACTCACTGCTTCCTAAACTCAGGAAAACGCATGG
This genomic interval carries:
- the FAM241A gene encoding uncharacterized protein FAM241A, with product MGSAAQLPPLPPLGECEREAGAAAARHRQRPEEQVHQEQRNHTTEPVIDDYKKMGTLFGELNKSLIRIGFTRMYFGERIVEPVIIIFFWVMLWFLGLQALGLVAVLCLVIIYVQQ